From a region of the Mercurialis annua linkage group LG1-X, ddMerAnnu1.2, whole genome shotgun sequence genome:
- the LOC126672647 gene encoding transcription factor MYB102-like, whose protein sequence is MGRAPCCDKNGLKKGPWTPEEDQKLIDFIQKNGYGNWRTLPKNAGLQRCGKSCRLRWTNYLRPDIKRGRFSFEEEETIIQLHSVLGNKWSAIAARLPGRTDNEIKNYWNTHIRKKLLRSGIDPVTHSPRLDLLDLSSILGSSFYNASQMNISRLMGVQSMVNPELLRLASSLISSHNQRENNSHNFVISQQNGQENQLSSLQVQNQFVQPNQFQEMPTTTTTSPYVNFCNETQIMDPNVDNYPSNITDQNSQMNQDWQNGLLGTSNLPEDYLALQNYNNFYGSHHQTGIIDPSSETSNFGFTSVLSTPSSSPAPLNSNSTYFNGGSSTEDEREISYSSMLEYEIPEILDVSNFM, encoded by the exons atGGGTAGAGCACCTTGTTGTGACAAAAATGGTCTCAAAAAAGGACCATGGACACCTGAAGAAGATCAGAAACTCATTGATTTTATACAGAAAAATGGCTATGGCAACTGGAGAACACTCCCAAAGAATGCTG GGCTTCAAAGATGTGGAAAAAGCTGTCGTCTTCGTTGGACTAATTATTTAAGACCTGATATTAAAAGAGGTCGGTTTTCATTTGAGGAAGAAGAGACAATAATTCAGCTGCACAGTGTCTTGGGAAACAA GTGGTCGGCAATAGCTGCTCGGTTACCGGGGAGAACGGATAACGAAATCAAGAACTACTGGAACACGCACATTAGAAAAAAGCTACTTCGAAGTGGAATCGACCCCGTAACTCATAGTCCAAGGCTCGATCTTCTCGACCTATCTTCAATTCTCGGCTCGTCATTTTACAACGCATCTCAAATGAACATATCAAGATTGATGGGGGTTCAGTCCATGGTTAACCCCGAGCTTCTCCGATTAGCCTCATCGCTCATCTCATCTCATAATCAACGTGAAAATAATAGCCACAACTTTGTAATTTCTCAACAAAATGGTCAAGAAAATCAGCTGAGCAGTCTCCAAGTTCAAAACCAATTTGTTCAACCGAACCAGTTTCAAGAAATGCCGACCACTACCACAACAAGTCCATACGTTAACTTTTGTAATGAAACACAAATAATGGACCCAAATGTGGACAATTACCCTTCGAATATCACCGACCAAAATTCTCAAATGAATCAAGATTGGCAAAATGGCTTATTGGGTACTTCAAATTTACCAGAAGATTATTTAGCTCTACAAAATTACAACAATTTCTATGGATCTCATCACCAAACAGGAATTATCGACCCGTCGTCTGAAACCTCTAATTTCGGGTTCACGTCAGTTTTATCGACGCCTTCTTCAAGTCCGGCACCGTTGAACTCAAACTCAACGTACTTCAATGGAGGAAGCAGCACTGAAGATGAGAGGGAAATTAGCTACAGCAGTATGTTGGAATATGAAATACCAGAAATTTTAGATGTTAGTAATTTCatgtaa